In the Bacillota bacterium LX-D genome, one interval contains:
- the rpoD gene encoding RNA polymerase sigma factor RpoD has protein sequence MKDKEKKIESVKKLMEKGKKQGALSYREIMDSLQGIELSSEQIDDIYEQLGSIGIEVIPDTGDLNEDRDESIQNIDESEEIELDLSIPEGVGIDDPVRMYLKEIGRVPLLSAEEEVELAKKMGEGDEEAKRRLAEANLRLVVSIAKRYVGRGMLFLDLIQEGNLGLIKAVEKFDYKKGFKFSTYATWWIRQAITRAIADQARTIRIPVHMVETINKLIRVSRQLLQELGREPAPEEIAKEMDIPVDRVREIMKIAQEPVSLETPIGEEEDSHLGDFIEDEDAPAPAEAASFMLLKEQLEEVLDTLTPREEKVLRLRFGLDDGRSRTLEEVGQEFGVTRERIRQIEAKALRKLRHPSRSKKLKDYLE, from the coding sequence GTGAAGGATAAAGAAAAGAAAATAGAATCAGTCAAAAAACTGATGGAAAAGGGCAAAAAACAGGGAGCCCTTTCGTATCGTGAAATTATGGATTCTTTGCAGGGCATAGAGCTTTCTTCCGAACAAATTGACGATATTTATGAACAACTTGGCAGCATTGGAATAGAAGTGATTCCCGATACTGGTGATTTAAACGAAGATCGTGACGAAAGTATCCAAAATATAGATGAGTCGGAAGAAATAGAACTTGATTTATCAATTCCGGAAGGAGTTGGAATTGATGACCCCGTTCGTATGTACCTCAAGGAAATTGGTCGGGTACCTCTCTTATCTGCTGAAGAAGAAGTTGAATTGGCCAAAAAGATGGGAGAAGGAGACGAAGAAGCAAAGAGAAGATTGGCTGAAGCTAATCTGCGCTTAGTAGTAAGTATTGCTAAAAGGTATGTTGGTCGAGGCATGTTGTTTTTAGATCTAATTCAAGAAGGTAATTTAGGTCTAATTAAAGCTGTAGAAAAATTTGATTATAAAAAGGGTTTTAAATTTAGTACTTATGCTACTTGGTGGATTAGGCAAGCCATTACCAGAGCAATTGCTGACCAAGCTAGAACAATTCGTATACCAGTACATATGGTAGAAACAATAAACAAGTTAATTCGGGTTTCCAGACAGTTGCTGCAGGAATTAGGAAGAGAACCAGCCCCTGAAGAAATTGCTAAAGAAATGGATATACCGGTAGATAGAGTCAGAGAGATTATGAAAATTGCTCAAGAGCCGGTTTCCCTAGAAACACCCATTGGAGAGGAAGAAGATAGCCATTTAGGGGACTTTATTGAAGATGAGGATGCACCGGCACCTGCTGAAGCAGCTTCCTTTATGCTGCTGAAAGAACAACTGGAAGAAGTATTGGATACCCTAACACCTAGAGAAGAAAAGGTACTGCGTCTAAGATTTGGATTAGATGATGGCCGCTCAAGAACTTTAGAGGAAGTTGGACAGGAATTTGGAGTTACCAGAGAGAGAATTCGTCAAATCGAAGCCAAGGCATTGCGTAAACTTAGACATCCAAGCCGTAGTAAAAAACTTAAGGATTATTTGGAGTAA
- a CDS encoding class I SAM-dependent methyltransferase codes for MKIIKLSPRLKAIADLIEPGRAVADIGTDHAYLPIYLVQQGIAPKAVAVDIHQGPFQSAADQVRQQKLTDLISVRLGNGLEPISVGEIEMAVLAGMGSATIEKILEAKPDLVTDLKQLVLQPMVGIANLRLWLSQNHWRIDKEVLVADENHIYVIISAKPGEDKLTDWLTLELGPVILREKPPLFVPYLEKLIADLTKVFISLEKTESQEGKIKQSQIGGKIKLLQQFIK; via the coding sequence ATGAAAATTATTAAACTGTCCCCACGCTTAAAAGCTATAGCAGATTTAATAGAACCAGGTAGGGCTGTTGCTGATATTGGCACTGATCATGCTTATTTACCTATATATTTAGTTCAACAAGGAATAGCGCCTAAGGCTGTGGCAGTAGACATTCATCAGGGGCCTTTTCAAAGTGCTGCGGATCAAGTCCGGCAGCAAAAACTCACAGATCTAATTAGTGTCCGTTTGGGTAATGGTTTGGAACCAATTAGTGTTGGTGAAATTGAAATGGCAGTTTTAGCAGGAATGGGCAGCGCTACTATCGAAAAAATTTTAGAGGCTAAACCAGATCTAGTTACTGACTTAAAACAGCTGGTGCTGCAGCCTATGGTTGGGATAGCTAATCTTCGCTTATGGCTTTCCCAAAATCATTGGAGAATAGATAAAGAAGTTTTAGTTGCAGATGAAAATCATATTTATGTCATTATTTCTGCAAAACCTGGAGAAGATAAACTAACGGATTGGCTTACTTTGGAACTAGGTCCGGTTATTTTAAGAGAAAAACCACCTCTGTTTGTACCTTATTTAGAGAAATTAATTGCAGATTTAACAAAAGTATTTATTTCATTGGAGAAAACAGAAAGTCAGGAAGGAAAAATCAAACAAAGTCAGATTGGGGGAAAAATAAAACTACTTCAGCAGTTTATTAAGTAG
- a CDS encoding Rrf2 family transcriptional regulator — translation MRLNQATDYAMRVILYFASKPQGQVVEAKLISEQEHIPMRFLLKFLRQLVKAGLINSHRGTNGGYSLARPAKEISMLDVFEAMEGPLNINRCLYSPEECSKKFAGKCPVHEVLGELQGQMKIFLAKYDFEMLSQRVK, via the coding sequence ATGCGTTTAAATCAAGCTACAGACTATGCAATGCGGGTAATTTTATATTTTGCCAGTAAGCCCCAAGGCCAGGTTGTGGAGGCTAAGCTAATTTCGGAACAAGAGCACATACCAATGCGCTTTTTGTTAAAATTTCTTCGACAGCTAGTAAAAGCGGGACTAATCAATTCTCACCGTGGAACCAACGGAGGTTATTCTTTAGCAAGGCCGGCTAAGGAGATTTCCATGCTTGATGTATTTGAAGCTATGGAGGGTCCTTTGAACATTAACCGTTGTTTATATTCTCCGGAAGAGTGCAGCAAAAAATTTGCTGGTAAATGCCCCGTCCATGAGGTCTTAGGAGAGCTACAAGGGCAAATGAAAATTTTTTTAGCTAAATATGACTTCGAGATGCTAAGTCAAAGGGTGAAATAA
- a CDS encoding NADH peroxidase, with protein MKKWRCTVCGYVHEGDTPPEKCPLCGAPSEKFEELKEGNGPDIVDWNKIGVAQGSGFEEDLRRQFQGECMEVGMYIAMARQAERQGFGEIAETMKRIAWEEAHHAARFAELLGEVLTESTEENLKKLVEGEAGANRAKKDIATRSKQQNQDAIHDSIHEACKDEARHCMAFFGLLNRYFPQK; from the coding sequence ATGAAAAAATGGCGTTGTACAGTTTGCGGATATGTTCATGAAGGGGATACTCCCCCAGAAAAGTGCCCTCTTTGTGGCGCCCCAAGCGAAAAATTTGAGGAATTAAAAGAAGGAAATGGCCCAGATATAGTTGACTGGAACAAAATTGGAGTAGCCCAGGGTTCTGGCTTTGAAGAAGATTTGCGCAGACAGTTTCAAGGAGAGTGTATGGAAGTAGGTATGTACATAGCTATGGCTCGCCAGGCTGAGCGTCAGGGGTTTGGAGAAATTGCAGAAACAATGAAGCGCATTGCTTGGGAAGAAGCCCATCATGCTGCCAGGTTTGCTGAATTGCTGGGAGAAGTACTTACGGAAAGTACGGAAGAAAACTTGAAAAAATTAGTTGAAGGCGAAGCTGGAGCCAATCGAGCAAAAAAAGATATTGCAACAAGATCTAAGCAGCAAAATCAGGATGCTATTCATGATTCTATCCATGAAGCATGTAAGGATGAAGCAAGACATTGTATGGCCTTCTTTGGTTTATTAAATAGATATTTTCCCCAAAAGTAA
- a CDS encoding ATP-binding cassette domain-containing protein: protein MLEIRNLSFTVEGEKGNVQILKNINLTLESNMLYVLTGPNGGGKSSLAKIIMGIYQPTSGQILLDGQDITDLGVTERARLGLGYAFQQPPRFKGLTVEDLLEIAGGKDARNCNLLYDVGLCPQDYIEREVDASLSGGELKRIELATLLARDLKVALYDEPEAGIDLWSFSRLTETFKNIHEKYATTLVIISHQERILNLADEIILVTDGSIQEKGKKDEIWPKLMHQINCTCREDCIEGEDKDAKCYR from the coding sequence TTGCTAGAGATTCGTAATTTATCTTTTACAGTTGAAGGAGAAAAGGGAAATGTTCAAATATTAAAAAATATTAATTTAACCCTAGAAAGCAATATGTTATACGTTTTAACCGGTCCTAATGGTGGGGGTAAATCTTCCCTTGCTAAAATCATCATGGGAATTTATCAGCCTACTTCCGGTCAAATTTTATTAGATGGACAAGATATTACAGATTTAGGAGTTACGGAACGGGCTCGTTTAGGGTTAGGTTATGCCTTTCAGCAGCCTCCTCGTTTTAAAGGACTAACTGTTGAAGATTTATTGGAAATTGCAGGCGGGAAAGATGCTAGAAACTGTAATCTCTTATATGATGTGGGCTTATGTCCCCAGGATTACATAGAGCGGGAAGTAGACGCCAGTTTGTCTGGCGGTGAACTAAAAAGGATTGAACTTGCAACTTTACTGGCTAGAGATTTAAAAGTTGCACTCTACGATGAACCTGAGGCAGGCATTGACCTATGGAGTTTTTCACGTTTGACTGAAACTTTTAAGAATATTCACGAAAAATATGCCACAACTTTGGTAATTATTTCTCACCAGGAAAGAATTTTAAACTTAGCTGACGAAATAATTTTAGTTACTGATGGAAGCATTCAGGAGAAAGGTAAGAAAGATGAAATATGGCCAAAGTTAATGCATCAAATTAACTGTACCTGCCGGGAAGATTGTATAGAGGGAGAGGATAAAGATGCCAAGTGTTATCGATAA
- a CDS encoding SufD family Fe-S cluster assembly protein, producing the protein MPSVIDNVDKKILETVADMQEIPSGAYNIRKNGQAVGRQSTENIEIRPKEDKPGIDIIVKPGTKGETVHIPVILTIEGEDEVYNTFDIGEGADVLIVAGCGIHNCGSKRAQHNGIHDFIVRKGAKVRYVEKHYGEGEGTGERILNPTTLVEIEEDGRVEMEMVQIRGVDSTQRDTRAKLHKNTFLLITERMLTHGKQTAESKITVELFGENSSTQIISRSVAQDTSEQIFYPRVVGYTDCRGHVQCDAIIMHDAKVRSIPEISAQHADAQLVHEAAIGKIAGEQLIKLMSLGLSEKEAEDKILEGFLK; encoded by the coding sequence ATGCCAAGTGTTATCGATAATGTAGATAAAAAAATATTAGAAACAGTAGCAGATATGCAGGAAATCCCCTCAGGGGCATACAATATCCGTAAAAATGGACAGGCTGTTGGCAGGCAATCTACGGAGAATATAGAAATTAGGCCTAAAGAAGATAAGCCTGGAATTGATATTATCGTTAAGCCTGGAACTAAAGGTGAAACAGTTCACATCCCTGTTATCTTAACAATCGAAGGAGAAGATGAGGTTTACAACACCTTCGATATTGGGGAAGGGGCAGATGTCCTTATTGTTGCAGGCTGCGGTATTCACAATTGCGGCAGCAAAAGAGCCCAGCATAATGGAATACATGATTTTATAGTTCGTAAAGGTGCTAAAGTGCGCTATGTTGAAAAACATTACGGGGAAGGGGAAGGCACTGGGGAAAGAATTTTAAACCCTACTACACTTGTCGAAATTGAAGAAGACGGAAGAGTAGAAATGGAAATGGTCCAAATCAGGGGAGTGGACAGTACCCAAAGAGATACTCGGGCCAAGCTCCATAAAAATACTTTCTTACTGATAACTGAAAGAATGTTAACTCACGGCAAGCAAACTGCCGAATCAAAAATAACCGTAGAATTATTTGGGGAAAACTCTTCCACCCAAATTATTTCCAGATCTGTTGCTCAAGATACTTCTGAACAAATTTTTTATCCTAGAGTTGTAGGATATACGGACTGCCGCGGCCATGTTCAATGCGATGCCATTATAATGCACGATGCTAAAGTTAGATCTATCCCTGAAATTTCCGCTCAACATGCTGATGCTCAGTTGGTTCACGAAGCAGCTATTGGGAAAATTGCCGGTGAACAGCTTATTAAATTAATGTCCTTAGGCTTATCGGAAAAAGAAGCCGAAGATAAAATACTGGAAGGTTTTCTTAAATAA
- a CDS encoding 4Fe-4S dicluster domain-containing protein produces MKQILVRTERCLGCKSCELTCSTKHSRSKNLYGAVLQGEKPVRRVTVETNGAKTLNLPIQCRQCQDPRCVSACMTGAMQLDQETNLVVNKEEKCVGCWMCVMVCPYGAITPDEKGKTAVKCDQCLAEGHDPACVQACPTKAIQFVEITDFDKLTHKAFLTRFTSGEEA; encoded by the coding sequence GTGAAACAGATTTTAGTTCGAACGGAACGCTGCCTAGGATGTAAGTCTTGCGAGCTGACTTGCAGTACAAAACATTCTCGGAGCAAAAATCTTTACGGTGCTGTTTTACAAGGAGAAAAACCAGTTAGGAGGGTAACTGTCGAAACTAATGGAGCTAAAACCTTGAATTTACCCATTCAATGTCGTCAGTGTCAGGATCCACGCTGCGTCAGTGCTTGTATGACTGGAGCAATGCAGTTGGATCAGGAAACAAACTTAGTAGTGAACAAAGAAGAAAAATGCGTTGGATGTTGGATGTGTGTCATGGTTTGTCCTTACGGAGCTATTACACCAGACGAAAAAGGAAAAACAGCTGTCAAATGTGATCAGTGCCTAGCAGAAGGTCATGACCCTGCCTGTGTTCAGGCATGTCCGACCAAGGCAATTCAATTTGTAGAAATTACCGACTTTGATAAACTCACTCATAAAGCTTTTTTAACTAGGTTTACTTCGGGAGAGGAGGCTTAA
- the cooS gene encoding anaerobic carbon-monoxide dehydrogenase catalytic subunit: MEYLSKTVDPAAEQMLVKAKQDQVQTAWDRYEEQQPQCGFGSLGICCRHCVQGPCRIDPFGDGPKYGICGADADLIVARNLLRQTAGGAAAHVDHAYEAVETLELACQDNSPYEIKDEEKLKRVASKLGIGTENKSAKEIALEVVETAYKDFANHSAKPFKWLTATAPQERVEVWEKLGILPRNPDREIREAMHQTTMGMDADPVNLIMSTVKQGLVDGYAGLQLGTDIQDIIFGTPTPVATEANLGVLKADHVNIILHGHEPMLAEKIVEWAHKLEGEALAQGAKGIQLAGVCCSGNEVLMRQGIPLATNFLAQELVIVTGAVDAMVVDVQCIMPSLTRVAACYHTKIFTTKPIVKMPGAQHIAFDLQEADEKAREIVRQAIQNFSRRDPSRVDIPQIKTKAMGGFSVEAIVGALSKLDAANPLKPLVDNIANGNILGAVGTVGCNNVKVVHDSFHVTMVKELIKHNVLVVSTGCSAQALAKAGLMSPEGTEKYAGESLKAVLTVVGNAAGLNRPLPPVLHMGSCVDNSRIGDLVTALASYLNVAIKDLPVAASAPEYQHEKALAIGTWAVALGLLTHLGVVPPVLGGKKVTEILTGETAEKLLGGKFYVETDPIKAAHGLIEHLRSKRKALGI, translated from the coding sequence ATGGAATACTTATCAAAAACAGTGGACCCTGCTGCTGAACAAATGCTTGTTAAAGCAAAGCAGGATCAGGTACAAACAGCTTGGGATCGTTATGAAGAGCAGCAGCCACAGTGTGGTTTTGGTTCTTTAGGCATTTGTTGCCGACATTGTGTACAAGGACCTTGCAGGATTGACCCTTTTGGTGATGGACCAAAATACGGTATTTGTGGTGCTGATGCTGATTTAATCGTAGCACGTAATTTATTGCGTCAAACGGCAGGTGGAGCTGCTGCCCATGTTGATCACGCTTACGAAGCAGTTGAAACTTTAGAGTTAGCGTGTCAAGATAATTCCCCTTATGAAATTAAAGATGAGGAAAAACTAAAAAGAGTTGCTTCAAAACTGGGAATAGGAACTGAAAATAAAAGTGCCAAAGAAATAGCTTTAGAAGTTGTAGAAACAGCTTATAAGGATTTTGCGAATCATTCAGCTAAGCCTTTCAAATGGTTAACAGCGACTGCACCTCAGGAAAGAGTAGAAGTTTGGGAAAAATTAGGTATACTGCCCCGTAATCCTGACCGGGAAATCAGGGAGGCAATGCACCAAACAACAATGGGTATGGATGCCGATCCCGTTAACTTAATCATGTCAACTGTTAAACAAGGTTTGGTAGATGGATATGCCGGGCTGCAGTTAGGTACAGATATTCAGGATATTATATTCGGCACTCCTACACCTGTAGCCACAGAAGCTAATTTAGGAGTTTTAAAAGCAGATCATGTCAATATTATTCTTCACGGACATGAACCTATGCTGGCCGAAAAAATTGTTGAGTGGGCTCATAAGTTGGAAGGAGAGGCTCTGGCACAAGGGGCTAAAGGTATCCAATTAGCCGGTGTGTGCTGCAGCGGTAATGAAGTATTAATGCGGCAGGGAATTCCTTTAGCAACTAATTTCTTAGCTCAGGAGCTGGTCATCGTCACGGGAGCTGTCGATGCTATGGTAGTAGATGTTCAGTGCATCATGCCTTCCCTGACTAGAGTAGCAGCTTGCTATCATACGAAAATATTTACTACTAAACCTATTGTTAAAATGCCAGGTGCCCAGCATATAGCATTCGATTTACAAGAGGCAGATGAAAAAGCCCGGGAAATTGTCCGCCAGGCTATTCAAAACTTTAGCCGCCGTGATCCTAGCAGAGTTGATATTCCTCAAATTAAGACTAAAGCAATGGGTGGATTTAGTGTTGAAGCTATAGTAGGTGCTCTAAGCAAGCTAGATGCTGCTAATCCCTTAAAACCTTTAGTTGACAATATAGCCAATGGAAATATCTTAGGTGCCGTTGGTACTGTAGGATGCAACAATGTTAAAGTTGTCCATGATTCTTTCCATGTTACTATGGTTAAAGAGCTAATTAAACATAATGTTTTAGTAGTATCCACAGGTTGTTCCGCTCAGGCCTTAGCTAAAGCTGGATTAATGTCTCCAGAAGGAACGGAAAAATATGCAGGGGAATCTTTAAAGGCAGTATTGACAGTTGTAGGGAATGCAGCAGGTTTAAATCGGCCTTTGCCCCCAGTGCTGCACATGGGCAGCTGTGTTGATAATTCAAGGATTGGAGATTTAGTAACTGCACTTGCTTCATATTTAAATGTTGCCATTAAAGATTTGCCTGTTGCTGCTTCCGCTCCAGAATATCAGCATGAAAAAGCTTTGGCCATTGGCACTTGGGCTGTAGCCCTAGGTTTGTTAACTCATTTGGGAGTTGTGCCTCCTGTCTTAGGTGGGAAAAAAGTTACGGAGATTTTGACCGGAGAAACTGCGGAAAAACTATTGGGCGGAAAATTCTATGTAGAAACAGATCCAATTAAGGCAGCCCATGGGTTAATTGAACATTTACGTTCCAAACGTAAAGCCCTGGGAATCTAA
- a CDS encoding FAD-dependent oxidoreductase: MRYLIIGNSAAGIFAAEAIRRQDPEGRIDILSDESYPAYARCMTSYYLTGKYADEKLYLRNPSYYQDNNFNLHLNEKAVEVLTEKNELKTAKGKTYKYDKLLIATGASPKLPKIPKVHSNGIFCLRTLDDAKGISRYLGPGKKAIVIGGGFVSLKAAYALLERGMSVTCIISSGQILSQMLDKGAADIVAELLTAHGLEIKYHNDVVEFLTHLDQTGADVVHGALLKSGEELAADVVVIGKGVKPNLDFLRESGIVIGEGIVTNEYMETNLDGIYAAGDVAESYDLTVGEHRINAIWPNAAEQGAIAGSNMAGQKIKYAGSMGMNSATFYDLSTIAAGQTKKDASTGFEVVQLNLGQNLYRRFVFKDDKLVGFVLVGDTGKAGVLTSYIREQLPLGDFKEELKLGKIRQKLLF; encoded by the coding sequence TTGCGCTATTTAATCATAGGAAATAGTGCAGCTGGAATTTTTGCTGCTGAAGCCATACGCCGTCAAGATCCTGAAGGCAGAATTGATATTCTTAGCGACGAAAGCTATCCCGCGTACGCACGCTGCATGACGTCATATTATTTAACGGGAAAGTATGCAGATGAAAAACTGTACCTGAGAAACCCTAGTTATTACCAGGATAACAACTTCAATTTGCATTTAAACGAGAAAGCCGTAGAAGTTTTAACTGAGAAAAATGAGCTAAAAACGGCAAAGGGTAAAACTTATAAATACGATAAGCTTTTAATTGCAACAGGAGCTTCTCCTAAACTACCTAAGATACCAAAAGTTCATAGCAATGGCATCTTCTGTCTAAGAACCTTAGATGATGCTAAAGGTATTTCCCGGTATTTAGGACCTGGGAAAAAAGCAATTGTCATTGGCGGTGGATTTGTTTCCTTAAAGGCAGCATATGCACTGCTAGAAAGAGGCATGTCTGTAACCTGCATTATTTCCTCAGGGCAAATACTGTCTCAAATGCTGGATAAAGGAGCTGCCGATATTGTTGCTGAACTATTAACAGCCCATGGTTTGGAAATTAAATATCATAACGATGTAGTAGAGTTTTTAACTCATCTAGATCAAACAGGCGCTGATGTAGTACATGGAGCACTCTTAAAAAGCGGAGAAGAATTAGCTGCTGATGTAGTTGTCATAGGTAAAGGTGTCAAGCCCAATCTGGATTTCTTAAGAGAAAGCGGTATAGTTATTGGGGAAGGTATCGTGACAAATGAATATATGGAAACAAATTTAGACGGTATTTACGCTGCTGGGGATGTGGCAGAAAGCTACGATTTAACTGTAGGTGAACACAGAATAAACGCTATTTGGCCCAATGCTGCTGAACAAGGTGCAATTGCCGGAAGCAATATGGCTGGTCAAAAAATAAAGTATGCCGGCTCCATGGGGATGAATTCTGCTACTTTCTATGATTTATCCACTATAGCTGCAGGGCAAACGAAAAAAGATGCCAGCACCGGCTTCGAAGTAGTGCAATTGAATTTAGGCCAAAATCTCTATCGCCGTTTCGTCTTTAAAGACGATAAACTAGTGGGATTTGTTTTAGTTGGAGATACAGGCAAAGCAGGGGTACTTACTTCCTATATTCGAGAGCAATTGCCTCTAGGCGATTTTAAAGAAGAATTAAAATTAGGAAAAATACGTCAGAAACTGCTTTTCTAG
- a CDS encoding ABC transporter substrate-binding protein has product MKKVISLLGLMVLLAVAAFGCGGQNTQTDKKATAGENGQVVKVGIIQITEHPALDAARQGFIESLKEKGYTEGKNLEIDYQNAQGDQSNLKTIAQKFVTDKKDLILAIATPSAITMAGETDQIPILITAVTDPVAAKLVKSNEEPGGNITGTTDMTPVKEQLELLQKIAPKVKKVGVLYNSSEINSEIQADIARKAAATLGLQVTEATVTGSAEVQQIAQSLAQKVDAIYVPTDNVVASSIASVVSVAEEKHIPLVVGEKGMVEGGALATVGIDYYKLGRQTGDMAVRVLKGEDPAKMPIEKLKDSSIVINKKAARSMGVTIPQDILAKAQVVE; this is encoded by the coding sequence ATGAAAAAGGTAATTAGCTTATTAGGTTTAATGGTCTTACTTGCAGTTGCCGCTTTTGGCTGTGGAGGGCAGAATACCCAAACAGATAAAAAAGCTACAGCCGGAGAAAATGGCCAAGTAGTTAAAGTAGGTATTATTCAAATTACTGAACACCCTGCATTAGATGCAGCCCGTCAAGGATTTATTGAGTCGTTGAAAGAAAAAGGTTATACTGAAGGGAAAAATTTAGAAATCGACTATCAAAATGCCCAAGGTGACCAATCTAACTTAAAAACTATTGCTCAAAAATTTGTTACAGACAAAAAAGATCTTATTTTAGCCATTGCAACTCCATCAGCTATTACTATGGCTGGAGAAACAGATCAAATCCCTATATTAATTACTGCTGTAACAGATCCTGTAGCTGCTAAATTAGTTAAAAGCAATGAAGAACCAGGCGGTAATATCACAGGAACTACAGATATGACACCAGTAAAAGAACAGTTAGAATTACTGCAAAAAATCGCCCCAAAGGTTAAAAAAGTTGGGGTACTTTACAATTCCAGTGAAATTAACTCCGAAATTCAGGCAGACATTGCCAGAAAAGCAGCTGCAACTTTAGGTTTACAAGTTACCGAAGCAACTGTTACAGGCAGTGCGGAAGTTCAGCAAATTGCTCAATCTTTAGCTCAAAAAGTAGATGCAATTTATGTTCCTACGGATAACGTTGTAGCATCTTCCATTGCCAGCGTTGTTTCCGTTGCTGAAGAAAAACATATCCCTTTAGTTGTAGGGGAAAAAGGAATGGTTGAAGGTGGAGCTTTAGCTACAGTTGGTATTGATTACTATAAACTGGGCCGCCAAACTGGAGACATGGCCGTGAGAGTATTAAAAGGTGAAGATCCTGCGAAAATGCCTATTGAAAAATTAAAAGATAGCAGTATTGTCATTAATAAAAAGGCTGCTAGGTCCATGGGAGTTACAATTCCTCAGGATATTTTGGCTAAAGCACAAGTGGTAGAATAA
- a CDS encoding ABC transporter permease, with the protein MDISIFFGALEQGLLWSLMVLGVYISFRVLDYADLTVDGSFALGAAVAAKIIFSGSDPWLGTLIAFLAGILAGIVTGILHTQFKIAPLLSGILSMIALYSINLRIMGQANISLLRMDTIITSAENLGIDSKLAVLILGLAFAVIVSLLLWWFLKTEMGFAMRATGDNAQMIRSLGVNTNLMIILGLGLSNSLVALSGALVAQYQSFADVGMGIGTIVVGLASIIIGEVIFGTTNLLRNILAVVLGSIVYRLVIAIVLQLGLPPTDLRLLTALIVTIALASPIVTNKVQKFFDLKRGAGNAYHSKCSQDI; encoded by the coding sequence ATGGATATAAGCATTTTTTTTGGAGCACTTGAACAAGGATTACTATGGTCCTTAATGGTACTAGGAGTTTATATAAGCTTTCGAGTTCTAGACTATGCCGATTTAACTGTTGACGGCAGTTTTGCCCTTGGAGCAGCCGTAGCCGCTAAAATTATCTTTAGCGGCTCTGACCCCTGGTTAGGTACTTTAATTGCCTTTTTAGCCGGAATACTGGCTGGAATTGTAACTGGAATTCTCCATACCCAGTTTAAAATAGCTCCTTTGTTATCAGGGATTCTAAGTATGATTGCTCTTTACTCAATAAACTTGCGCATTATGGGGCAAGCTAATATTTCCCTTTTGCGGATGGATACAATTATCACCAGCGCAGAAAACCTGGGAATTGACAGTAAACTAGCAGTGCTGATTCTTGGCTTAGCCTTTGCTGTCATTGTATCCCTGCTTTTATGGTGGTTTTTAAAGACAGAGATGGGATTTGCTATGCGCGCTACTGGTGACAATGCCCAGATGATTAGAAGCCTTGGAGTCAACACAAATTTAATGATTATCCTTGGTTTAGGTCTAAGCAATAGCTTAGTTGCCTTATCGGGAGCTTTAGTTGCCCAATACCAAAGCTTTGCCGACGTGGGCATGGGTATTGGAACAATTGTGGTGGGTTTGGCTTCAATTATTATTGGAGAAGTAATCTTTGGCACCACCAATTTATTAAGGAATATTTTAGCTGTAGTACTAGGTTCTATTGTATATCGCTTAGTTATAGCTATTGTGCTGCAACTTGGACTGCCTCCAACAGATTTAAGACTGTTGACAGCGTTGATTGTTACCATTGCTCTAGCATCACCAATTGTTACAAACAAAGTACAGAAGTTTTTCGATTTAAAAAGAGGTGCGGGAAATGCTTACCATTCAAAATGTTCACAAGATATTTAA